One part of the Geothrix edaphica genome encodes these proteins:
- a CDS encoding DUF4382 domain-containing protein, with product MRLFTPITSVLATLAAAALLFTGCGGRDHGSTSADGSANGSVSVTLVDGPTTAYKAINLNVQSVQIHQSGTSDDSGWITVASPNKTIDLLTLQGGVVEALASNHTIGVGTYQMLRLVLGSGNTLILADGTSVPLTVPSGMQSGIKIPLTFTVQAGTTADVWIDFDGAHSIHVVETGSASYILRPVVHGFMQVATGSVSGTLTGPAGLPLAGAEVMAQSIDAAGEVTLLRTAITSATGTYTLNLLPINQTFYVVSQPVVGTAVYSAQASGAIILSTSQATATANLSFTLALGVGGVGGTLSPIAATTQSDTVYLLQPLPTGLSGTANLMVASANTAVGTASETYAFLTIPVGSYQVQALRSTLNTDGTTTLTRSVHSATFAVTSGATTTQNLSF from the coding sequence ATGCGTCTTTTCACCCCCATCACGTCAGTGCTGGCCACCCTGGCGGCGGCCGCCCTGCTGTTCACCGGCTGTGGAGGCCGCGATCACGGCTCTACTTCGGCGGACGGCTCGGCGAACGGGTCCGTCTCGGTGACGCTTGTGGACGGCCCCACCACGGCCTACAAGGCCATCAACCTCAACGTCCAGTCAGTCCAGATCCACCAGTCCGGGACCTCGGATGACAGCGGCTGGATCACCGTGGCCAGCCCCAACAAGACCATAGACCTGCTGACCTTGCAGGGCGGAGTCGTGGAGGCCCTGGCGTCCAACCACACCATCGGCGTGGGCACCTACCAGATGCTGCGCCTCGTCCTGGGCAGTGGGAACACCCTCATCCTGGCGGATGGGACGTCGGTTCCCCTGACGGTCCCCTCGGGCATGCAGAGTGGGATCAAGATCCCTCTGACCTTCACCGTCCAGGCCGGCACCACCGCTGATGTCTGGATCGACTTCGATGGGGCCCACTCCATCCATGTCGTCGAAACGGGTTCGGCGAGCTACATCCTCCGCCCCGTCGTCCACGGCTTCATGCAGGTGGCCACGGGCTCGGTGTCGGGAACCCTGACCGGCCCTGCGGGCCTCCCGCTGGCTGGCGCCGAGGTCATGGCCCAGTCCATCGATGCCGCCGGTGAGGTCACGCTCCTCCGCACCGCCATCACCAGCGCCACGGGCACCTACACCCTGAACCTCCTGCCCATCAACCAGACCTTCTATGTGGTGAGCCAGCCCGTGGTCGGCACCGCCGTCTACAGTGCCCAGGCCAGTGGGGCCATCATCCTGTCCACCAGCCAGGCCACCGCCACCGCGAACCTGAGCTTCACTCTGGCGCTCGGCGTCGGAGGCGTGGGTGGAACCCTGAGCCCCATCGCCGCCACCACGCAGAGCGACACGGTCTACCTCCTGCAGCCGCTGCCCACGGGCCTTTCGGGGACTGCGAACCTGATGGTGGCCTCCGCCAACACGGCGGTCGGAACGGCCTCTGAAACCTATGCCTTCCTCACGATCCCCGTGGGCAGCTACCAGGTGCAGGCGCTCCGGAGCACCCTGAACACGGACGGAACCACCACCCTCACGCGGTCGGTGCACAGCGCCACCTTCGCCGTCACCAGTGGGGCGACCACCACCCAGAACCTCAGTTTCTGA
- a CDS encoding acyl-CoA synthetase encodes MGRSPFATGLDKNQANHVQLSPLTFMERAAMVFPRKKAIVHGDRTITWGETYARCRRLASALARRGVQPGDTVAAMLPNVPAMFEAHFGVPMAGAVLNTLNTRLDAESIAFMLKHGEAKVLLTDRDFAPTIRRALELLEGRELLVVDVDDPAAKGDLLGSIEYEQFLRDGDPDFAWQLPADEWDAISLNYTSGTTGNPKGVVYHHRGAYLNAVANVLSWNMPPHSVYLWTLPMFHCNGWCFPWTVAALTGVNVCLRQVEPKAIFDLIRRHGVTHFCGAPVVLGMLINSAHLIPEGLGHPVSAAVAGAAPPAAIIEGMEKLGVSITHVYGLTETYGPAGVCVKREEWNDLPLGERARLNGRQGIPYLLQEAMTVMDPATMEPVPADGVTMGEIMFRGNIVMKGYLKNPTATAEAFAGGWFHTGDLAVLEPDGYVKIKDRSKDIIISGGENISSLEVEDVLYRHPDVLVAAIVAKPDPKWGEVPCAFVELKEGATTKEEDIIAHCRTHLARFKVPPMVVFGPIPKTSTGKIQKYVLRQRMKSTDALT; translated from the coding sequence ATGGGCCGCAGTCCCTTCGCCACGGGTCTGGACAAGAACCAGGCCAACCATGTCCAGCTGTCGCCGCTCACCTTCATGGAGCGCGCCGCCATGGTCTTTCCGCGCAAGAAGGCCATCGTCCACGGCGACCGGACCATCACCTGGGGCGAGACCTATGCCCGCTGCCGCCGCCTGGCCTCGGCCCTGGCCCGCCGCGGCGTGCAGCCCGGCGACACCGTGGCGGCCATGCTGCCGAACGTGCCCGCCATGTTCGAAGCCCACTTCGGCGTGCCCATGGCCGGGGCCGTGCTGAATACCCTCAACACCCGTCTGGACGCGGAATCCATCGCCTTCATGCTCAAGCACGGCGAGGCCAAGGTGCTGCTCACGGACCGGGACTTCGCCCCCACCATCCGCCGCGCCCTGGAGCTGCTCGAAGGTCGGGAGCTCCTGGTGGTGGACGTGGACGATCCCGCCGCCAAGGGCGACCTGCTGGGCTCCATCGAGTACGAGCAGTTCCTGCGGGACGGCGACCCGGACTTCGCCTGGCAGCTGCCGGCGGACGAGTGGGACGCCATCTCCCTCAACTACACCTCGGGCACCACGGGCAACCCCAAGGGCGTGGTCTACCACCACCGGGGCGCCTACCTCAACGCCGTGGCCAACGTCCTCAGCTGGAACATGCCGCCGCACTCGGTCTACCTGTGGACCCTGCCCATGTTCCACTGCAACGGCTGGTGCTTCCCCTGGACCGTGGCCGCCCTCACCGGCGTCAACGTCTGCCTGCGGCAGGTGGAGCCCAAGGCCATCTTCGATCTGATCCGGCGCCACGGCGTGACCCACTTCTGCGGTGCCCCGGTGGTCCTCGGCATGCTCATCAACTCGGCGCATCTCATCCCCGAGGGGCTGGGCCACCCCGTGTCCGCCGCCGTGGCCGGGGCTGCGCCGCCGGCCGCCATCATCGAGGGCATGGAGAAGCTGGGCGTCAGCATCACCCACGTCTACGGCCTGACGGAGACCTACGGCCCAGCCGGGGTCTGCGTGAAGCGCGAGGAGTGGAACGACCTGCCCCTTGGGGAGCGCGCCCGCCTGAACGGGCGCCAGGGCATCCCCTACCTCCTGCAAGAGGCCATGACGGTGATGGACCCGGCCACCATGGAGCCCGTGCCTGCCGACGGTGTGACCATGGGCGAGATCATGTTCCGCGGCAACATCGTCATGAAGGGCTACCTCAAGAACCCCACGGCCACGGCGGAGGCCTTCGCCGGCGGCTGGTTCCACACCGGGGACCTGGCGGTGCTGGAACCCGACGGCTACGTGAAGATCAAGGACCGCAGCAAGGACATCATCATCTCCGGCGGCGAGAACATCTCCTCGCTGGAGGTGGAGGACGTGCTCTACCGCCATCCCGACGTGCTGGTGGCCGCCATCGTGGCCAAGCCTGATCCCAAGTGGGGCGAGGTGCCCTGCGCCTTCGTGGAGCTGAAGGAGGGCGCCACGACGAAGGAGGAGGACATCATCGCCCACTGCCGGACCCACCTGGCCCGCTTCAAGGTGCCACCCATGGTGGTGTTCGGCCCCATCCCCAAGACCTCCACAGGCAAGATCCAGAAGTACGTCCTGCGCCAGCGCATGAAGTCCACAGACGCCCTGACCTGA
- a CDS encoding protein kinase domain-containing protein, translated as MATDALVGKSVSHYRITRQLGSGGMGVVYEAEDTHLGRHVAVKILSEELQREPSILERFQREARAASTLNHPGICTVHSIEQHEGQHFIVMELLEGQTLAKRIGRQALDLTEVLDLGIQIADALESAHSKGIIHRDLKPVNLVLNSRGQIKILDFGLAKISALTNYLGAAGQDSRLETSVDRADLTVAGMVLGTVHYMSPEQARGQLTDARTDLFSLGAVLYQMVTGELPFQGDTQAVVFDAILNRDPQPLAEVKPEVPAALGQVIGKALEKDRNLRYQTATDLKTDLLRLKRDLDSGQRRAAELADSKGGTPSPAKRSVAVLYFQNLSGAKEDEYFRDGITEDIITELSKIRGLETFSRSTVIAYRDKSATTAQIGQQIGAAYVLEGSIRRAGERLRINAQLVDTRTDHPVWSERYDREMKDVFEVQDEIARKIAEALRVKLTPQEKEALAAKPTENMQAYDHYLRGRSYARRLTRQDLEFALEMFADAVRQDPDFAQAHAAIANVCAQCYWLYERDQTWIERARAASEKAVTLRPDLPEVMVAQAWILYSRGENLDAAQIVRGVVTRKRDCEGAYYLLLRCLFSSGLYQEVAALAEEAIEASGTDYNVYPPIMNALGALAKKESLSNLRVRAVQAFEAHLREVPEDARARGLVASYYAEMGRSEEAKREATLAMTLRPNEPLILYNAACTFCKMHQKPEALDALAKAWRVGYRDSDWAWRDPDLALLHDEPEFEKLFPKKE; from the coding sequence ATGGCGACGGACGCACTGGTCGGGAAATCGGTTTCGCACTATCGGATCACGCGCCAGCTCGGCTCCGGGGGGATGGGGGTCGTCTACGAAGCCGAGGACACCCACCTCGGGCGCCATGTGGCCGTGAAGATCCTGTCCGAAGAGCTGCAGCGGGAGCCATCGATCCTGGAGCGCTTCCAGCGGGAGGCCCGGGCGGCCTCGACTCTGAACCACCCGGGCATCTGCACGGTGCATTCGATCGAGCAGCACGAAGGGCAGCACTTCATCGTCATGGAGCTGCTCGAGGGCCAGACCCTCGCCAAGCGGATCGGGCGCCAGGCCCTGGATCTCACAGAGGTGCTCGATCTCGGCATCCAGATCGCGGATGCCCTGGAATCGGCGCACTCGAAGGGCATCATCCACCGCGACCTGAAGCCCGTGAACCTCGTCCTCAATTCCCGCGGACAGATCAAGATCCTCGACTTCGGGCTGGCGAAGATCTCGGCCCTGACGAACTACCTGGGCGCGGCGGGCCAGGACTCCCGGCTCGAGACCTCGGTGGACCGCGCCGACCTCACCGTCGCCGGGATGGTGCTGGGAACCGTGCACTACATGTCCCCCGAGCAGGCCCGCGGACAGCTGACCGATGCGCGCACGGACCTCTTCTCGCTGGGTGCCGTCCTCTACCAGATGGTCACGGGCGAGCTGCCGTTCCAGGGCGACACCCAGGCGGTGGTGTTCGACGCCATCCTCAACCGCGATCCGCAGCCCCTGGCCGAGGTCAAGCCGGAGGTGCCCGCCGCCCTGGGCCAGGTGATCGGCAAGGCCCTCGAGAAGGACCGCAACCTGCGCTACCAGACCGCCACCGACTTGAAGACCGACCTGCTCCGCCTGAAGCGCGACCTCGACTCGGGCCAGCGGCGAGCTGCCGAGCTGGCCGACTCGAAAGGCGGGACCCCGAGCCCGGCCAAGCGCTCCGTCGCCGTCCTCTACTTCCAGAACCTGAGCGGCGCCAAGGAGGACGAGTACTTCCGCGACGGGATCACCGAGGACATCATCACCGAGCTGTCGAAGATCCGGGGATTGGAGACCTTCTCGCGATCGACGGTGATCGCCTATCGCGACAAGTCCGCGACCACGGCCCAGATCGGCCAGCAGATCGGCGCGGCCTACGTGCTGGAGGGGAGCATCCGGCGGGCCGGGGAGCGCCTGCGGATCAACGCCCAGCTGGTGGACACGCGCACCGACCACCCGGTCTGGTCGGAGCGCTACGACCGCGAGATGAAGGACGTCTTCGAGGTCCAGGACGAGATCGCCCGGAAGATCGCCGAGGCGCTGCGCGTCAAGCTGACCCCGCAGGAGAAGGAGGCCCTCGCGGCCAAGCCCACCGAGAACATGCAGGCCTACGACCACTACCTGCGGGGCCGGAGCTACGCCCGCCGGCTGACCCGGCAGGATCTCGAGTTCGCGCTCGAGATGTTCGCCGACGCGGTGCGGCAGGACCCGGATTTCGCCCAGGCCCACGCGGCCATCGCGAACGTCTGCGCCCAGTGCTACTGGCTGTACGAGCGTGATCAGACCTGGATCGAGCGGGCGCGCGCCGCCTCGGAAAAGGCCGTGACGCTGCGGCCGGACCTGCCCGAGGTCATGGTGGCCCAGGCCTGGATCCTCTATTCCCGGGGCGAGAACCTCGATGCGGCCCAGATCGTCCGCGGGGTGGTCACCCGGAAGCGCGACTGCGAGGGGGCCTACTACCTGCTGCTGCGCTGCCTGTTTTCCTCGGGCCTGTATCAGGAGGTCGCAGCCCTGGCCGAAGAGGCCATCGAGGCCAGCGGGACCGACTACAACGTCTATCCGCCCATCATGAATGCCCTGGGGGCCCTGGCCAAGAAGGAGTCCCTGAGCAACCTGAGGGTCCGGGCGGTCCAGGCCTTCGAGGCGCACCTGCGCGAGGTGCCCGAGGATGCCCGGGCCCGCGGTCTCGTCGCGTCCTATTACGCCGAGATGGGGCGCTCCGAGGAGGCCAAGCGGGAGGCGACGCTGGCGATGACCCTCCGCCCCAACGAGCCCCTGATCCTCTACAACGCCGCCTGCACCTTCTGCAAGATGCACCAGAAGCCGGAGGCGCTCGACGCGCTCGCGAAGGCCTGGCGGGTGGGCTACCGCGACTCCGACTGGGCCTGGCGCGACCCGGATCTGGCCCTTCTCCACGACGAGCCCGAGTTCGAGAAGCTGTTCCCGAAGAAGGAGTAG
- the rocD gene encoding ornithine--oxo-acid transaminase, with protein sequence MATLAAKSEALIAQENQYGAHNYHPLDVVCTKGEGVFLTDVDGKKYMDFLAAYSAVNQGHNHPKIGEAMIAQIKTLALTSRAFRNDQFPPLLEKLCKLTGFQKALMMNSGAEAVETALKAMRKWGYDKKGIEYGKAEIIVADGNFHGRTTTIVGFSTDPDSTSKFGPFTPGFVIVPYGDLEAVKKAVNKNTCAIFMEPIQGEGGVIIPPKGFLKGLREVADQNNLLLVLDEIQSGLGRTGKLFAFEHEDIRPDGVTIGKALSGGYYPVSAFLANDEVMDVFTPGIHGSTYGGNPLGCAVASAALDVLVDEKLVEKAAELGRHLEARLKGMKTDKLKEVRVIGLWAGVQLKPEAGGARKYCYLLKDRGMLCKDTHVDTIRLAPPLVITKEQIDWAVDQLEAVLQA encoded by the coding sequence ATGGCCACCCTCGCCGCCAAGTCCGAAGCCCTGATCGCGCAGGAAAACCAGTACGGCGCCCACAACTACCACCCCCTCGATGTGGTCTGCACCAAGGGCGAGGGCGTCTTCCTCACCGACGTGGACGGCAAGAAGTACATGGACTTCCTGGCCGCCTACTCCGCCGTGAACCAGGGCCACAACCACCCGAAGATCGGCGAGGCCATGATCGCCCAGATCAAGACCCTGGCCCTCACCAGCCGCGCCTTCCGCAATGACCAGTTCCCGCCCCTCCTCGAGAAGCTCTGCAAGCTGACGGGCTTCCAGAAGGCCCTGATGATGAACAGCGGCGCGGAGGCGGTGGAGACGGCGCTGAAGGCCATGCGCAAGTGGGGCTACGACAAGAAGGGCATTGAGTACGGCAAGGCCGAGATCATCGTGGCCGACGGCAACTTTCACGGCCGCACCACCACCATCGTGGGCTTCAGCACCGATCCCGACAGCACCAGCAAGTTCGGCCCCTTCACCCCCGGCTTCGTCATCGTGCCCTACGGCGATCTTGAGGCCGTGAAGAAGGCTGTGAACAAGAACACCTGCGCCATCTTCATGGAGCCCATCCAGGGCGAAGGCGGCGTCATCATCCCGCCCAAGGGCTTCCTCAAGGGCCTGCGCGAGGTGGCGGACCAGAACAACCTCCTGCTGGTGCTGGACGAGATCCAGTCCGGCCTGGGCCGCACCGGCAAGCTCTTCGCCTTCGAGCACGAGGACATCCGTCCCGACGGCGTCACCATCGGCAAGGCCCTCAGCGGCGGCTACTACCCCGTGAGCGCCTTCCTGGCCAATGACGAGGTGATGGATGTCTTCACCCCCGGCATCCACGGCAGCACCTACGGCGGCAACCCCCTGGGCTGCGCCGTGGCCAGCGCCGCCCTCGACGTGCTGGTGGACGAGAAGCTGGTGGAGAAGGCCGCCGAGCTGGGCAGGCACCTGGAGGCCCGCCTCAAGGGCATGAAGACCGACAAGCTCAAGGAAGTGCGCGTCATCGGCCTCTGGGCCGGCGTGCAGCTCAAGCCCGAGGCCGGCGGCGCCCGCAAGTACTGCTACCTGCTCAAGGACCGGGGGATGCTCTGCAAGGACACCCACGTGGACACCATCCGCCTGGCGCCCCCCCTTGTCATCACCAAGGAGCAGATCGACTGGGCCGTGGATCAGCTGGAAGCGGTGCTCCAGGCCTGA
- a CDS encoding YIP1 family protein, whose product MTEQPASLYGQQPENPRPQPPGLMDQIAGVFTAPVELFQRLNKAPSWAWALGAIIVASLVVAVIWGLKVDIDEMLRPILERNPQIQSAQIDTIIEVQKKFIMPFGILGSLFGTPAVLAVLGLFYWLVGKALPEGEAPSYLQAFSAAVVPGLVKLPLLLLIAVICLMRPIGGLTPDRIAPTSLGYFLHPESLRLQAFFFSLEIFRLAEAALAFLALRHLVRMKTTGALICALLPLLLGLGFSLLRAS is encoded by the coding sequence ATGACTGAGCAGCCCGCCTCCCTGTATGGCCAGCAGCCCGAGAACCCGCGGCCACAACCGCCGGGACTGATGGACCAGATCGCGGGTGTGTTCACGGCCCCCGTGGAGCTCTTCCAGCGCCTGAACAAGGCGCCCAGCTGGGCCTGGGCCCTGGGCGCCATCATCGTCGCAAGCCTGGTGGTCGCGGTGATCTGGGGCCTGAAGGTGGACATTGACGAGATGCTGCGGCCCATCCTGGAGCGGAACCCCCAGATCCAGTCCGCGCAGATCGACACGATCATCGAGGTCCAGAAGAAGTTCATCATGCCCTTCGGCATCCTGGGCTCCCTGTTCGGGACACCTGCGGTGCTGGCCGTGCTGGGCCTCTTCTACTGGCTGGTGGGCAAGGCCCTGCCCGAGGGCGAGGCCCCCAGCTACCTCCAGGCCTTCAGCGCCGCCGTGGTGCCGGGCCTGGTGAAGCTGCCCCTCCTGCTCCTCATCGCGGTGATCTGCCTGATGCGGCCCATCGGTGGCCTCACGCCCGACCGGATCGCGCCCACCTCCCTGGGCTACTTCCTCCATCCGGAGAGCCTGCGGCTCCAGGCCTTCTTCTTCAGCCTGGAGATCTTCCGCCTGGCCGAGGCCGCCCTGGCCTTCCTGGCCCTCCGGCATCTGGTCCGCATGAAGACCACCGGGGCCCTGATCTGCGCCCTGCTGCCCCTGCTCCTCGGCCTCGGCTTCAGCCTCCTCAGGGCCAGCTAG
- a CDS encoding efflux RND transporter periplasmic adaptor subunit produces MASRNTKLLLGGAAALVVLIILGIAFGGARDEDSAFSWDAIGRGDIRETISASGEIRAKTQINIGTSVAGEIKAIHVKDGQDVKAGDLLVTIDQERLKQAQAQAQGALDAARQDASRLEAAMKRSVDSFPRYESLRQQGLMSDEDFRQQKLVKESAVLSYSSARAAVAQSEANLKAMRDGLSKATLRAPITGRVTSLKAEKGETAIPGMSNLPGATLMIISDMSEMQAEIKVNESEVVRTKVGQTAQVTVESLPGKVFQGSVIEVATGTEKVGTDANLYKVKVVLAGQRADLDNLRPGMSARAVILTHEVKGVLRVPLQAVLEREGSLEDAQKQGLLAPASRNIVMVFRNGKAEERTVQVGIANTQFFELKEGLAEGDKVLTGPIRKLKELKSKASVSLRARSDSELAKTKDTKK; encoded by the coding sequence ATGGCGTCCCGGAACACCAAGCTCCTCCTCGGCGGCGCCGCCGCCCTCGTCGTCCTGATCATCCTGGGCATCGCCTTCGGCGGCGCCCGGGACGAGGACAGCGCCTTCTCCTGGGACGCGATCGGCCGCGGCGACATCCGCGAGACCATCAGCGCCAGCGGCGAGATCCGCGCCAAGACCCAGATCAACATCGGCACCTCCGTGGCCGGCGAGATCAAGGCCATCCACGTGAAGGACGGCCAGGACGTGAAGGCCGGCGACCTGCTCGTCACCATCGACCAGGAGCGGCTCAAGCAGGCCCAGGCCCAGGCCCAGGGCGCCCTCGACGCGGCCCGGCAGGACGCCTCCCGCCTGGAGGCCGCCATGAAGCGTTCCGTGGACAGCTTCCCCCGGTACGAATCGCTCCGCCAGCAGGGCCTCATGTCAGATGAGGACTTCCGCCAGCAGAAGCTCGTCAAGGAGAGCGCGGTGCTGTCCTACAGCAGTGCGCGGGCCGCCGTGGCCCAGAGCGAGGCCAACCTGAAGGCCATGCGGGATGGCCTGTCCAAGGCCACGCTGCGCGCGCCCATCACGGGCCGGGTCACGAGCCTGAAGGCCGAGAAGGGCGAGACCGCCATCCCCGGCATGAGCAACCTGCCGGGCGCCACGCTCATGATCATCTCCGACATGAGCGAGATGCAGGCGGAGATCAAGGTCAACGAAAGCGAAGTGGTGCGCACCAAGGTGGGCCAGACCGCCCAGGTGACCGTGGAGTCCCTGCCCGGCAAGGTCTTCCAGGGCTCGGTCATCGAAGTGGCCACGGGCACCGAGAAGGTCGGCACCGACGCCAACCTCTACAAGGTGAAGGTGGTGCTCGCGGGGCAGCGCGCGGACCTGGACAACCTGCGGCCCGGCATGAGCGCCCGCGCCGTCATCCTCACCCACGAGGTCAAGGGCGTCCTGCGGGTGCCCCTCCAGGCCGTGCTCGAGCGCGAAGGCAGCCTGGAGGACGCCCAGAAGCAGGGGCTCCTGGCGCCGGCCTCCCGGAACATCGTCATGGTGTTCAGGAACGGGAAGGCCGAGGAGCGCACCGTGCAGGTGGGCATCGCGAACACCCAGTTCTTCGAGCTGAAGGAGGGCCTGGCCGAGGGCGACAAGGTGCTCACGGGCCCCATCCGGAAGCTGAAGGAGCTGAAGTCGAAGGCCTCCGTGAGCCTGCGGGCCAGGTCCGACAGCGAGCTGGCGAAGACCAAGGACACGAAGAAGTAA
- a CDS encoding ABC transporter permease — MDVREPLSAAIRALKANKMRSALTTLGIIIGVAAVIVVVSLVQGLKTSVLKQVERAGSQTIFIRPVFPMDMPFAEYTKIKNKDMTLDEMRRLARSVPQITQVTPLFFNGTEVKAEGRSANVNLIMTDETYLELNSIALVGGRNFVPSDLRLGNKVAIIGPRVIEKLGLKGNPLGKIISTPTLSLEIIGVLEEQGAQLGNDPDQNILIPLTTGMAQLTEAQRRQLFFQARVDPRLSADDGAELVEESLRRIKGLRGTEPSGFKVFSPKQITGIISGITGTITAVAGGMVSIALLVGGIGIMNIMLVSVTERTREIGVRKAVGAKRHDIMLQFLIEAAFLCIMGGAIGVGLGFVLGAAIGKALLGTMGAVPLWALVSALAVPAAIGLIFGLYPAAKASKLDPIEALRYE; from the coding sequence ATGGACGTCCGCGAACCCCTCTCCGCCGCCATCCGGGCCCTCAAGGCCAACAAGATGCGCTCGGCACTCACGACGCTGGGCATCATCATCGGCGTGGCCGCGGTCATCGTGGTGGTGAGCCTCGTCCAGGGCCTCAAGACCAGCGTGCTGAAGCAGGTGGAGCGGGCCGGCAGCCAGACCATCTTCATCCGCCCCGTCTTCCCCATGGACATGCCCTTCGCCGAGTACACGAAGATCAAGAACAAGGACATGACCCTGGATGAGATGCGGCGGCTGGCCCGGTCCGTGCCGCAGATCACCCAGGTGACGCCCCTCTTCTTCAACGGCACCGAGGTGAAGGCCGAGGGCCGCAGCGCCAACGTCAACCTGATCATGACTGACGAGACCTACCTGGAGCTGAACAGCATCGCCCTGGTGGGCGGCCGCAACTTCGTGCCCTCGGATCTGCGCCTGGGCAACAAGGTGGCCATCATCGGCCCCCGCGTCATCGAGAAGCTGGGGCTCAAGGGCAACCCCCTGGGCAAGATCATCAGCACGCCCACCCTCAGCCTGGAGATCATCGGCGTGCTGGAGGAACAGGGCGCGCAGCTGGGCAACGACCCGGACCAGAACATCCTCATCCCCCTCACCACCGGCATGGCCCAGCTCACAGAGGCCCAGCGGCGGCAGCTCTTCTTCCAGGCCCGCGTGGATCCCCGCCTCTCCGCCGACGACGGCGCCGAGCTGGTGGAGGAGTCCCTGCGCCGCATCAAGGGCCTGCGCGGCACCGAACCCAGCGGCTTCAAGGTCTTCAGCCCCAAGCAGATCACCGGCATCATCAGCGGCATCACCGGCACCATCACCGCCGTGGCCGGGGGCATGGTCTCCATCGCCCTGCTGGTAGGCGGCATCGGCATCATGAACATCATGCTGGTGAGCGTCACCGAGCGCACCCGCGAGATCGGCGTGCGCAAGGCCGTGGGCGCCAAGCGCCACGACATCATGCTCCAGTTCCTCATCGAGGCCGCCTTCCTCTGCATCATGGGGGGCGCCATCGGCGTGGGCCTCGGGTTCGTCCTCGGCGCCGCCATCGGCAAGGCCCTGCTGGGCACCATGGGCGCCGTGCCCCTCTGGGCCCTGGTCAGCGCCCTCGCCGTCCCCGCCGCCATCGGCCTCATCTTCGGCCTCTACCCCGCCGCCAAGGCCAGCAAGCTGGACCCGATCGAGGCGCTCCGGTACGAGTGA
- a CDS encoding acyclic terpene utilization AtuA family protein — MSKVVRIANGQGFWGDSIDAPVRLVGAGGIDYLTLDYLAEVTLSIMQKQRRKDPQLGYATDFVDLMKRVLPQLKAKNIRVVANAGGVNPEACRAAVLEVAKKLGVTGLKIATVTGDDVLARLPEFQAQGLKLANMDTGEGLFDAPREILSANVYLQTQAMVEALDTGADIVLTGRCTDPGLTLAPLIHEFKWAADDWNRLAAGTVAGHILECGAQSTGGNFTRWWEVPELWNVGYPIAEVAEDGTFVITKHAGTGGMVTVDTVSEQLVYEMGDPHNYITPDVVADFTSIRLEQAGPDRVRVFGITGKPRTPFLKVSGAYLRGYKATGQLTLCGPRALEKARLCADIVWKRLKAAGFEYEHTDAEFLGASTVHAGIAPAPDDPAEIVLRLSVKDPDRKKVERFGREMAPLVTAGPAGVTGFAGGRPKAQEIVAYWPALLPRELVSWQVSVESV; from the coding sequence ATGTCGAAGGTTGTGCGCATTGCCAACGGGCAGGGTTTCTGGGGCGATAGCATCGACGCCCCCGTCCGGCTGGTGGGGGCTGGCGGCATCGACTACCTGACGCTGGACTACCTGGCGGAAGTGACCCTCTCCATCATGCAGAAGCAGCGGCGGAAGGATCCGCAGCTGGGCTATGCCACCGACTTTGTGGATCTCATGAAGCGCGTGCTGCCGCAGCTGAAGGCCAAGAATATCCGGGTGGTGGCGAACGCCGGGGGCGTGAACCCCGAGGCCTGCCGTGCCGCGGTGCTGGAAGTCGCCAAGAAGCTGGGTGTCACGGGCCTCAAGATCGCCACGGTCACGGGCGACGACGTGCTGGCGCGGCTGCCCGAGTTCCAGGCCCAGGGGCTGAAGCTGGCCAACATGGATACGGGCGAGGGCCTCTTTGACGCGCCCCGGGAGATCCTCAGCGCCAACGTCTACCTCCAGACCCAGGCCATGGTGGAGGCGCTCGATACTGGCGCCGACATCGTGCTGACGGGCCGCTGCACGGACCCGGGCCTCACCCTGGCGCCCCTCATCCACGAGTTCAAGTGGGCTGCGGACGACTGGAACCGGCTCGCTGCAGGGACGGTGGCGGGTCATATCCTGGAGTGCGGCGCCCAGAGCACCGGCGGCAACTTCACCCGCTGGTGGGAAGTGCCCGAGCTCTGGAACGTGGGCTACCCCATCGCCGAAGTCGCCGAGGACGGCACCTTCGTCATCACCAAGCACGCGGGCACCGGCGGCATGGTCACCGTGGACACCGTCAGCGAGCAGCTGGTCTACGAGATGGGCGATCCCCACAACTACATCACACCGGATGTGGTCGCCGACTTCACCAGCATCCGCCTCGAACAGGCCGGACCGGACCGGGTCCGCGTCTTCGGCATCACCGGCAAGCCCCGCACCCCCTTCCTCAAGGTGAGCGGCGCCTACCTCCGGGGCTACAAGGCCACGGGCCAGCTGACCCTCTGCGGTCCCCGGGCCCTGGAGAAGGCCCGTCTCTGCGCGGACATCGTCTGGAAGCGCCTGAAGGCGGCGGGCTTCGAATACGAGCACACGGACGCCGAGTTCCTGGGCGCCAGCACGGTCCACGCGGGCATCGCGCCCGCCCCCGACGATCCCGCCGAGATCGTCCTGCGCTTGAGTGTCAAGGATCCGGATCGGAAAAAAGTGGAGCGCTTCGGGCGGGAGATGGCCCCCCTGGTCACCGCCGGCCCCGCCGGTGTCACCGGCTTCGCGGGGGGACGGCCCAAAGCCCAGGAGATCGTGGCCTACTGGCCGGCCCTCCTGCCCCGGGAGCTGGTCAGCTGGCAGGTGAGCGTCGAATCGGTCTGA